In the Natronolimnobius baerhuensis genome, one interval contains:
- a CDS encoding metallophosphoesterase, whose amino-acid sequence MADSGDDPVYYVISDLHMGGDEQLGTVDFLPELLAFLERLEDTDENAQLHINGDAFGLWEVTEHDGIDKLEALIERYPDLFAQLRATGAAIPITLLPGNHDSELAAFDEYVDLLAEYNVELVQSESITRPIGDRTIHFEHGHQQDENNRFEDFGNPYETPLGYYYNTLVTSRAGRLSERGRYNWLKDVQAVTPTERVPRWLLSKYFYREMNPLLRYGLLPFLLLFNLSVLLAVLAGLDVAGVWTIPVETADAVLTQLGLVGEAVHFFLVAAVVTVGSLLVVSVPAYLILRDFGHTVERFGVLEGDLTVDPEQPYIEAARDVFAENPETAVFCYGHTHRPTTTEVEGRVLVNTGTWLKRLHRRDVVTGVLPPVFYPSYQLCVVRIATESGSVVVDYEEIAKADPSAEELTLTERVLTLGRAPTPTLPDRTVVSPDGTNDTDETAERVDETLSSRE is encoded by the coding sequence ATGGCTGACTCCGGCGACGACCCGGTCTACTACGTGATCAGTGACCTCCACATGGGCGGTGACGAACAACTGGGAACCGTCGACTTTCTCCCGGAACTGCTCGCCTTTCTCGAGCGCCTCGAGGACACCGACGAGAACGCCCAGTTGCACATCAACGGCGACGCGTTCGGACTGTGGGAGGTGACCGAACACGACGGCATCGACAAACTCGAGGCACTGATCGAGCGCTATCCGGATCTGTTCGCGCAGTTACGAGCGACTGGCGCGGCGATTCCGATCACGCTGTTGCCGGGCAATCACGATAGTGAGTTGGCTGCCTTCGACGAGTACGTCGACCTGCTCGCCGAGTACAACGTCGAACTCGTCCAGTCCGAGTCGATCACGCGCCCGATTGGCGACCGGACGATTCACTTCGAGCACGGCCATCAACAGGACGAGAACAACCGATTCGAGGACTTCGGAAACCCCTACGAGACGCCGCTTGGGTACTACTACAACACGCTCGTGACGAGTCGTGCCGGTCGGCTCTCCGAGCGCGGGCGATACAACTGGCTCAAAGACGTTCAGGCGGTGACGCCGACCGAGCGCGTCCCGCGCTGGCTGCTCTCGAAGTACTTCTACCGGGAGATGAATCCGCTCTTGCGCTACGGCTTGCTTCCGTTTCTGTTGTTGTTCAACCTCAGCGTCCTCCTGGCGGTGCTTGCGGGTCTCGACGTCGCCGGCGTCTGGACGATACCAGTCGAGACGGCCGATGCCGTGCTGACACAACTGGGGCTCGTCGGCGAGGCCGTCCACTTTTTCCTCGTCGCCGCCGTCGTCACCGTCGGCTCGCTGCTGGTCGTGAGCGTTCCCGCCTATCTCATCCTCCGCGATTTCGGCCACACCGTCGAGCGATTTGGCGTCCTCGAGGGGGATCTCACCGTCGACCCCGAGCAGCCCTACATCGAGGCCGCTCGAGACGTGTTCGCCGAAAATCCGGAGACGGCGGTGTTCTGTTACGGCCATACGCACCGGCCGACGACGACCGAGGTCGAGGGCCGGGTGCTCGTCAACACTGGGACGTGGCTCAAGCGCCTGCATCGACGCGACGTGGTCACCGGCGTGCTCCCGCCGGTCTTTTACCCGTCGTATCAGCTGTGTGTCGTCCGAATCGCCACAGAATCGGGGTCGGTGGTCGTCGACTACGAGGAGATCGCGAAAGCGGACCCGAGCGCCGAGGAGTTGACGCTCACCGAACGCGTGCTCACGCTCGGGCGCGCGCCGACGCCGACGCTGCCTGATCGAACGGTCGTCTCTCCCGATGGCACCAACGACACTGACGAAACAGCCGAGCGCGTTGATGAAACGCTCTCCTCTCGAGAGTGA
- a CDS encoding DUF354 domain-containing protein, whose amino-acid sequence MKYLFFTNTPAHVHLYKHAVERLRDRGHDVLVLARDYTCTTDLLEWYDLPYTVYGSCDTSKGSLLSQLPAHYVRAIASARRFDPDLIFGMGGYAAHTGAVTRTPTVLLIDSEPASFDHTISTPFARTILTPNTFRKDLGEDHHVFPGLKECAYLHPEVYESNPSVRDRLGLAEDESYAILRLNAFGSQHDVGKQGITSEDQRRIVERLSEDATVLVSDEGGDADLEGLPARPFDLHPALLHDVLAEADLLVADTQTMVTEAALLGTPAIRSNSFVGEDDMGNFVELENQGLIHNVASADDIIEQATALLEADDTAETWRRRRNGFLADKVNLTDVIVDVATAQGYVDGLDSLSQFSQLAAREPAQSVGVGGD is encoded by the coding sequence ATGAAGTACCTGTTTTTCACTAACACCCCGGCGCACGTTCATCTGTACAAACACGCCGTCGAACGGTTGCGTGACCGTGGCCACGACGTGCTCGTCCTCGCGCGGGACTACACCTGCACGACGGACTTGCTCGAGTGGTACGACCTCCCCTACACGGTCTATGGCTCCTGTGATACCTCGAAAGGATCGCTGCTGAGCCAGTTGCCAGCCCATTACGTCCGCGCAATCGCGAGCGCTCGACGATTCGATCCGGACCTCATCTTCGGGATGGGAGGCTACGCAGCCCACACCGGCGCAGTCACCCGCACACCCACAGTCTTGCTCATCGACTCCGAGCCGGCGTCGTTCGATCACACGATTTCGACGCCGTTCGCTCGCACGATTCTCACGCCGAATACGTTCCGAAAGGACCTCGGCGAGGACCACCACGTCTTCCCCGGGCTCAAAGAGTGTGCGTACCTCCACCCCGAAGTGTACGAGTCGAACCCCTCGGTCCGCGACCGACTCGGCCTCGCAGAAGACGAGTCCTACGCAATCCTCCGGCTCAACGCCTTTGGCTCCCAGCACGACGTGGGCAAACAGGGAATCACGAGCGAGGATCAGCGCCGAATCGTCGAGCGACTCAGCGAAGATGCGACGGTGCTCGTCTCCGACGAAGGCGGTGATGCCGACCTCGAGGGACTGCCAGCCCGGCCGTTCGATCTCCACCCGGCGCTGCTCCACGACGTGCTCGCCGAGGCGGACTTGCTGGTCGCCGATACGCAGACGATGGTCACCGAGGCCGCACTGCTTGGCACGCCGGCAATTCGCTCGAACTCCTTCGTTGGCGAGGACGATATGGGCAACTTCGTCGAACTCGAGAATCAGGGCCTGATCCACAACGTGGCCTCAGCGGATGATATCATCGAACAGGCAACGGCCCTGCTCGAGGCCGACGATACAGCAGAGACCTGGCGGCGTCGACGCAACGGCTTCCTCGCGGACAAGGTCAACCTGACGGACGTGATCGTCGACGTTGCAACTGCACAGGGCTACGTCGACGGACTCGACAGCCTCTCGCAGTTCAGCCAACTGGCCGCACGCGAGCCGGCACAGTCGGTCGGTGTCGGCGGCGACTGA
- a CDS encoding prenyltransferase/squalene oxidase repeat-containing protein produces MQSQGLPEPTTQAETDDRPRAVDHYLSVLDSTLAYARRRDYSGPDYGDGMSSQLLQAAPVENRFVNLVVQELVKRTPVNIRPLLRVEDRRNYKGTALFTMANLNFDTYTSANEEVERRFDPRAEADHLAQWLVNESLEGYSGFCGGHRHEIQHFHTKGVPSDPDIVSTAYGVKALVQATEHGLGNEYAEIARTAVDFLIEELNYREVDEGAKIDYHLNHPDDSYTLNSAALGAGMLIDLYEHFGDEDLRERATKILDHVAANQTDIGGWPYRIPADASHLSMDSHHNGFIIEVFQRYRDVIDAGRYSDTLEEALEFYREELFELDGAPNFDESNAYPRDIHASTQGILVFTREGDLEFADRILRWVLANLQVEGEEGRFYYRQYRHHMKRVTLMRWCQGWMSYAMSEFLLACQAAGGQETALDSEIDVEHLESTPHPNA; encoded by the coding sequence ATGCAGTCGCAAGGACTTCCCGAACCCACCACGCAGGCCGAGACGGATGACCGTCCTCGAGCCGTCGATCACTATCTCTCAGTTCTGGATTCGACGCTCGCGTACGCTCGTCGTCGTGACTATTCCGGGCCGGATTACGGCGACGGGATGAGCAGCCAGCTGTTACAAGCTGCCCCCGTCGAGAATCGCTTCGTGAACCTGGTCGTTCAGGAACTCGTCAAACGGACGCCGGTCAACATCAGGCCGCTGTTGCGCGTCGAGGACCGGCGAAACTACAAGGGAACGGCGCTGTTTACGATGGCGAATCTGAACTTCGACACCTATACGAGCGCCAACGAGGAGGTTGAGCGACGGTTCGATCCCCGCGCCGAAGCCGACCACCTCGCCCAGTGGCTCGTCAACGAAAGCCTCGAGGGCTATAGCGGCTTCTGTGGCGGCCACCGACACGAGATTCAACACTTCCACACAAAGGGTGTGCCGAGTGACCCTGATATCGTCTCGACAGCTTACGGCGTTAAAGCACTTGTACAGGCGACCGAACACGGACTCGGTAACGAGTACGCCGAAATCGCTCGCACCGCGGTCGACTTCCTCATCGAGGAGTTGAACTACCGAGAAGTCGATGAGGGCGCAAAAATCGACTACCACCTGAACCATCCCGACGACTCCTATACGCTCAACTCCGCGGCCCTCGGCGCTGGCATGCTGATCGACCTCTACGAGCACTTCGGCGACGAGGACCTGCGCGAGCGCGCAACGAAGATTCTGGATCATGTCGCGGCCAACCAGACCGACATCGGCGGCTGGCCCTACCGCATCCCCGCCGACGCCTCCCACCTCTCGATGGACAGCCACCACAACGGCTTCATCATCGAGGTCTTCCAGCGCTATCGCGACGTCATCGACGCCGGCCGCTACAGCGACACGCTCGAGGAAGCACTCGAATTCTACCGCGAGGAACTGTTCGAACTCGACGGCGCGCCGAACTTCGACGAATCGAACGCCTATCCCCGCGATATCCACGCGAGTACGCAGGGCATTCTCGTCTTTACTCGGGAGGGCGACCTCGAGTTCGCCGACCGAATCCTGCGCTGGGTGCTCGCAAACCTGCAGGTCGAGGGCGAGGAGGGCCGGTTCTACTATCGACAGTACCGCCATCACATGAAACGAGTTACCTTGATGCGCTGGTGTCAGGGCTGGATGTCGTATGCGATGTCGGAGTTCCTGCTAGCCTGTCAGGCCGCCGGCGGGCAAGAAACAGCACTCGACTCCGAGATCGACGTTGAGCACCTCGAGTCGACGCCACACCCAAACGCATGA
- a CDS encoding glycosyltransferase family 4 protein: MSETTTEADSDGTRGGSRSDGTGEMDDRARWRAPVEAMGESDPEDARVLVLTGLGHKNDLHYGPLADIAEETTLVCLDPDHVGDIENANYVQVPDFGPRILRVLMLFVVALLEGYRNEYDTVASISLVPYGLYALALKHIYGYQAFLGIIGIDLDHHAEQWYGAGPRWAFRQFDAVSVPGSDHAERLLEYGLERERIHILTNAIDTDTYHPIPADIDTEYDFVWVGRFGPEKDPVLFVEALAELEERGNEFNAVMVGNGALRTEVIDAVAAHGLEDRIDFAGWVDEPLSYYRQSDTFVLTSRRDALPLAMLEAMASGLPAVVPDIGSVTDAVTDGENGVVVDSRHPRALAAAMERCLEDEYRAPLAEAAPEIRESVSMDEAGEDWRNILTTLGNETTTLPSTRD, translated from the coding sequence ATGAGCGAGACAACCACCGAGGCAGACAGCGATGGAACGCGTGGCGGTTCCAGAAGCGACGGCACCGGTGAGATGGACGACAGAGCGCGTTGGCGAGCACCGGTCGAGGCGATGGGTGAGAGCGATCCGGAAGACGCTCGAGTGCTGGTCCTGACCGGACTCGGGCACAAGAACGATTTACACTACGGGCCGCTTGCGGACATCGCCGAGGAGACGACGCTGGTCTGTCTCGATCCAGACCACGTTGGCGACATTGAGAACGCGAACTACGTGCAGGTGCCCGACTTCGGGCCGCGAATCCTGCGCGTTCTCATGCTCTTTGTCGTCGCCCTGCTCGAGGGGTATCGCAACGAGTACGACACCGTCGCCTCGATTTCGCTGGTGCCGTACGGCCTCTACGCGCTCGCATTGAAGCACATCTACGGCTATCAGGCGTTCCTCGGCATCATCGGGATCGACCTCGACCACCACGCCGAGCAGTGGTACGGCGCGGGGCCGCGCTGGGCGTTCAGACAGTTCGACGCCGTCTCCGTCCCCGGTTCCGACCACGCCGAGCGACTCCTCGAGTACGGCCTCGAGCGCGAGCGCATCCACATCCTGACGAACGCCATCGACACCGACACGTACCACCCGATTCCGGCCGATATTGACACCGAGTACGACTTCGTCTGGGTCGGCCGCTTCGGCCCCGAGAAGGATCCCGTCTTGTTCGTCGAGGCACTCGCCGAACTCGAGGAGCGCGGCAACGAGTTCAATGCAGTCATGGTCGGCAACGGCGCGCTCCGAACCGAGGTCATCGACGCGGTCGCCGCCCACGGCCTCGAGGATCGGATCGACTTCGCCGGCTGGGTCGACGAACCGCTGTCGTACTACCGCCAGTCGGATACGTTCGTGTTGACCTCGCGTCGGGATGCTCTGCCGCTTGCGATGCTCGAGGCGATGGCATCCGGCCTGCCCGCTGTCGTCCCCGATATCGGCTCGGTAACTGACGCCGTCACGGACGGCGAAAACGGCGTCGTCGTCGACAGCCGCCACCCACGGGCGCTCGCGGCGGCGATGGAACGCTGTCTCGAGGATGAGTATCGAGCCCCGCTCGCCGAGGCTGCCCCGGAAATCCGCGAGTCGGTCTCGATGGACGAGGCCGGTGAGGACTGGCGGAACATTCTCACGACGCTTGGGAACGAGACCACAACCCTTCCGTCGACTCGAGACTGA
- a CDS encoding GNAT family N-acetyltransferase has protein sequence MDIERLTLEEWGDALPRSGIEVFHDPDALAVLDAHTDAEMRLYGAYKGQQAVGLLPVFVDQKSVGRTVFSPPLSLGVPRLGPVINPNSPKQRKWERINSELADAVMADLETDKRSTLFRMTCPVGYEDPRPYNWNDASIEPKFTYVVDLEDAQDIEDAMSGFSKSLRNEMRRVDEVDLTIETEGVDSALRIYDDVVAQYEEYDDTAPMSRQFVRDLLSSLDDDRWRVYVARTPDGEYKSGILSLFSNDLAYYWQGGVVASYENVSVNNLIHRTILEDIVTDPDLESVTGYDLVGANTERLCEYKGKFNGELRPYYVVESSGLEMTLAKSAYQRVSGTFK, from the coding sequence ATGGACATCGAACGACTGACGCTCGAGGAGTGGGGCGATGCGCTGCCACGATCCGGTATCGAGGTGTTTCACGACCCGGACGCACTCGCCGTGCTCGACGCACACACTGACGCAGAGATGCGACTCTACGGCGCGTACAAGGGCCAACAAGCCGTTGGCCTGCTGCCCGTGTTCGTCGACCAGAAATCGGTCGGCCGCACAGTATTCTCGCCGCCGCTCTCTCTTGGCGTGCCCCGACTCGGCCCGGTTATCAACCCGAACAGCCCGAAACAGCGCAAGTGGGAACGGATCAACAGCGAACTCGCCGACGCCGTCATGGCCGACCTCGAGACCGACAAGCGCTCGACGCTGTTCCGGATGACCTGCCCCGTCGGCTACGAGGACCCGCGACCGTACAACTGGAACGACGCCTCGATAGAGCCGAAATTCACCTACGTCGTCGACCTCGAGGACGCCCAGGATATCGAGGACGCGATGAGCGGGTTCAGCAAGAGTCTGCGAAACGAGATGCGCCGCGTCGACGAGGTCGATCTGACGATTGAAACCGAAGGCGTCGACAGCGCCCTGCGGATCTACGACGACGTCGTCGCCCAGTACGAGGAGTACGACGACACCGCACCGATGTCCCGCCAGTTCGTTCGCGACCTGCTCTCGAGTCTGGACGACGACCGCTGGCGCGTCTACGTCGCCCGCACACCCGATGGCGAGTACAAAAGTGGCATCCTCTCGCTGTTCTCGAACGACCTGGCGTACTACTGGCAGGGCGGCGTCGTCGCTTCCTACGAGAATGTCAGCGTCAACAACCTCATCCACCGCACGATCTTAGAGGATATCGTCACCGATCCCGACCTCGAGTCTGTCACCGGCTACGACCTCGTCGGGGCGAACACCGAACGCCTCTGTGAGTACAAAGGCAAGTTCAACGGCGAGTTGCGTCCCTACTACGTCGTCGAATCGTCCGGCCTCGAGATGACGCTCGCGAAGTCGGCCTACCAGCGCGTCTCCGGGACGTTCAAGTAG